The proteins below are encoded in one region of Shewanella algae:
- a CDS encoding DUF3626 domain-containing protein: MGAIEHIQAQALHRREYALSVIKNVQSMSAIDTARLALGLNMLAQHGRIAFHFHPDRIDSRGWPVLAGMLADGIYKTQFETRVSNGKLSPQVGGPRDHWENQLFGDCYRGARGRPKYGALDLGMHQNGPSARFGSCYLLSSPALLHRCTFSYLDSCREPREKGTAACFEDIFAALFNECFERSSALGVGQLRPAALVDYLVDALPLGVAARFERPMSGDLDHYIEAQCHGELVIGEDLTHLVADPAFKGTEMEILIQRLCDKYRLQLCWHQGYQMPVDEVPPDFRGAAMPKLASLVAPDGLLDARLIGEAALALHKDPQQWRMHGNETELKQQLKLLWHVLVRFGHSR, encoded by the coding sequence ATGGGGGCAATAGAGCATATACAGGCACAGGCCCTGCATCGCAGGGAGTATGCCCTGAGCGTGATCAAGAATGTGCAGTCGATGTCCGCCATCGACACGGCACGGCTTGCGCTCGGGTTGAATATGCTGGCTCAACATGGCCGTATCGCCTTTCATTTCCACCCGGACAGAATCGACTCCCGCGGTTGGCCCGTGTTGGCTGGTATGCTGGCCGACGGTATTTACAAGACCCAGTTTGAAACTCGTGTATCCAACGGCAAACTCTCACCTCAGGTTGGTGGTCCGCGAGATCATTGGGAAAACCAGCTGTTCGGCGACTGTTATCGTGGCGCCAGAGGGCGCCCCAAATACGGCGCCCTGGATCTGGGCATGCACCAAAACGGCCCCTCGGCCCGTTTCGGCAGTTGTTATCTGTTGTCATCACCTGCGTTGTTGCACCGCTGCACATTCAGCTATCTGGACTCCTGCCGTGAGCCCAGGGAAAAAGGCACTGCGGCCTGCTTTGAAGATATTTTTGCCGCACTGTTCAATGAGTGCTTTGAACGTAGTTCGGCATTGGGCGTAGGTCAGTTGCGCCCGGCGGCCTTGGTCGATTATCTAGTTGATGCCTTGCCTTTGGGGGTGGCAGCCAGGTTTGAGCGCCCCATGAGCGGTGACCTGGATCATTACATTGAGGCTCAATGCCATGGTGAGCTGGTGATAGGTGAAGACCTGACTCACTTGGTGGCCGACCCGGCATTCAAAGGCACAGAGATGGAGATTCTGATTCAGCGCTTGTGTGACAAGTACCGACTGCAGCTGTGTTGGCATCAGGGCTATCAAATGCCGGTTGATGAGGTGCCGCCAGATTTTCGCGGTGCCGCCATGCCCAAGCTCGCCTCCTTGGTGGCACCGGATGGCCTGCTCGATGCCCGTCTGATAGGGGAGGCGGCGCTGGCACTGCATAAAGATCCGCAGCAGTGGCGCATGCATGGCAATGAAACCGAGCTCAAGCAGCAGCTCAAGTTGCTGTGGCATGTGCTGGTGCGTTTTGGTCACAGCCGTTGA
- the cydD gene encoding heme ABC transporter permease/ATP-binding protein CydD, whose protein sequence is MDKSLEKQLGRWLKAQQSACGPFLKLSVLLGVLNGLALVGQAWVLATVLQGLIINELERQAFIPHMLAFATLVLLRAVIAWLRERVSFEAGRRLREQMRAAVLNKLERLGPAFVNGKPVGSWASIVLEQIEDLQDFYGRYLPQMSLAAFIPLIILVCVFPINWAGGLILLGTAPLIPLFMVLVGMGAADANRKHFSALQQLSGHFMDRLKALPTLKLFYRAEAEQRAIGKASEDFRERTMAVLRMAFLSSAVLEFFAAVSIAILAVYFGFSYLGHLDFGHYGMGISLFTGMFVLILAPEFYQPLRDMGTHYHAKAQAVGAAESLMALLELPEPLKRGEQPLSGESIELQARDLKVLSIDGVPLLGPLSFSLAAGEKLALVGPSGAGKTSLLNALLGFLPYEGSLKLNGIELAELDPAAWRSRIAWLGQNPQLFHGTIADNLRLGQPELTEAQLWDYLQQAKVADYVRALPDGLAHQLDEYSGGLSVGQAQRLALARALGRQAQLFMLDEPSASLDSQSEQLVLSALWQAMAGKSCMMVTHRLDQLDRMDRVLVLDQGKLVQQGTFAELKAQPGLLAQMLDELPLAVSLDDTSKASAPPIAAATEAEAGADSKPASESKPESGEER, encoded by the coding sequence ATGGACAAATCCTTAGAGAAACAACTCGGTCGCTGGCTCAAAGCGCAGCAATCTGCCTGTGGCCCCTTCCTTAAACTCTCTGTGTTGTTGGGCGTGCTCAACGGCTTGGCGCTGGTGGGCCAGGCCTGGGTGCTGGCCACTGTGTTGCAGGGGCTAATCATCAACGAGCTAGAGAGGCAGGCATTTATTCCGCATATGTTGGCCTTTGCCACTCTGGTGTTGCTGCGAGCGGTTATCGCTTGGCTCAGGGAGCGAGTCAGCTTTGAGGCTGGCAGACGCCTTAGAGAGCAGATGCGTGCCGCCGTGCTCAATAAGCTTGAGCGTCTGGGGCCGGCCTTTGTCAATGGCAAGCCTGTCGGCAGCTGGGCCAGTATAGTGCTGGAACAGATAGAAGACTTGCAGGATTTCTACGGCCGTTACCTGCCGCAGATGAGCCTGGCGGCCTTTATTCCGCTGATCATCTTGGTATGTGTTTTCCCCATCAACTGGGCCGGTGGCCTGATTTTGCTCGGCACTGCTCCCCTTATTCCACTGTTTATGGTTTTGGTCGGCATGGGCGCCGCCGATGCCAACCGCAAGCATTTCAGTGCATTGCAGCAATTGAGCGGCCACTTTATGGATCGCCTCAAGGCTTTGCCGACACTCAAGCTTTTCTATCGCGCTGAAGCGGAGCAGCGCGCCATAGGCAAGGCCTCGGAAGACTTTCGTGAGCGTACCATGGCAGTGCTCAGAATGGCGTTTCTCAGCTCCGCCGTGCTGGAGTTTTTCGCCGCGGTATCCATCGCCATTTTGGCGGTGTATTTCGGCTTCAGTTATCTGGGGCACCTGGACTTTGGCCATTACGGCATGGGTATCAGCCTGTTTACCGGGATGTTTGTACTGATTTTGGCACCAGAGTTTTATCAGCCGCTGCGCGACATGGGCACTCACTACCATGCCAAGGCCCAGGCGGTAGGCGCCGCCGAATCCTTGATGGCACTGCTGGAATTGCCTGAGCCACTCAAGCGTGGCGAACAGCCCCTCTCCGGTGAGAGCATTGAACTGCAGGCCAGGGATCTCAAGGTGTTGAGCATAGACGGCGTGCCTTTACTGGGGCCGCTGAGTTTTAGCTTAGCGGCGGGCGAGAAGTTGGCCTTGGTGGGCCCGAGTGGCGCCGGTAAAACCAGCCTGCTCAACGCTCTGCTGGGGTTTCTGCCCTATGAGGGCAGCTTAAAGCTCAATGGTATTGAACTGGCCGAGCTGGATCCTGCCGCCTGGCGCAGCCGTATCGCCTGGCTTGGCCAGAATCCTCAGCTGTTCCACGGCACCATCGCCGATAATCTGCGCCTCGGCCAGCCCGAGCTGACCGAGGCGCAATTGTGGGATTATCTGCAACAGGCCAAGGTGGCCGACTATGTTCGCGCCTTGCCGGATGGGCTGGCGCATCAATTGGATGAATACAGCGGAGGCCTGTCTGTGGGGCAAGCGCAGCGGCTGGCTTTGGCCCGTGCCCTTGGGCGTCAGGCGCAGCTGTTTATGCTCGATGAGCCCAGCGCCAGCCTCGATAGCCAGAGTGAACAACTGGTGCTTAGTGCGCTGTGGCAGGCGATGGCAGGCAAGAGCTGCATGATGGTGACCCACAGATTGGATCAACTGGATCGGATGGACAGAGTCCTGGTGCTGGATCAGGGAAAACTGGTGCAGCAGGGCACCTTTGCCGAGCTCAAAGCGCAGCCGGGCTTACTGGCACAGATGTTGGATGAGCTGCCGCTGGCGGTCTCCCTCGATGATACGTCAAAGGCATCGGCGCCGCCGATTGCCGCGGCCACTGAGGCGGAAGCCGGGGCAGACTCAAAACCCGCGTCTGAGTCAAAACCAGAGTCAGGGGAGGAGCGCTGA
- the cydC gene encoding heme ABC transporter ATP-binding protein/permease CydC: MKLLLPFIRLFRRQSLMMFVGLLLTVTTLMAGIGLLSLSGWFLSATAVAGLALATAETFNYFTPAGGVRFLSIARTASRYGERLATHEATFRILTDLRLWAWRSLLPLSERNLSGMRRGDLLNRLVADIDTLDHLYLRLLTPLTAFLLMLLALTTFIGWFDLNLAILLCTGLLLSWLLLPSVFYLLGRQPGRELIEARRSYRVRLLEWLSGQAELSLFSDAKDGAAESFRAELDRAEQSWFASQKAMAAITGLSQAMLILCHGLLVLLLLWFAAAGVGPAVPPGPLLAMVLFATLACIEMMMPLAGAFQHLSSVLLAAKRVSELTEQRSDIEFPAVSAAMPESGALIIKDVHFGYTDTQPVLQGLSLQVSAGSKVALLGKTGSGKSSLLALITRQWQPQQGEILLGGVPVASLDEKTLRASMTVVSQRVQLLSASLRDNLQLALPEKVTDDTLAEVLRQVGLEGLLEGEGLNAWIGEGGRQLSGGEQRRIGVARALLRDAPLLLLDEPTEGLDRRTEQEILKLLLQFAKDKTLVMISHRLTGMAQMDAIHLLDEGKIVSSGSHEQLLQESTAYSALYQRLH; the protein is encoded by the coding sequence ATGAAGCTGTTACTGCCCTTTATCCGGCTGTTCCGCCGCCAGTCGTTGATGATGTTTGTCGGCCTGCTGCTGACAGTAACGACCCTAATGGCCGGTATTGGCCTGTTGTCGCTCTCCGGCTGGTTCTTATCTGCTACGGCAGTGGCCGGTCTGGCTCTGGCAACGGCGGAAACCTTCAACTACTTTACTCCGGCGGGCGGGGTGCGTTTCCTCTCCATTGCCCGCACGGCAAGCCGCTACGGTGAAAGGCTGGCTACCCATGAGGCCACTTTCAGGATCCTGACCGATCTCAGGCTGTGGGCCTGGCGCTCTTTGCTGCCTTTGAGTGAACGCAATCTATCCGGGATGCGCCGCGGCGATCTGCTCAACCGTTTGGTGGCCGATATCGACACGCTAGATCACCTGTATCTGAGGTTGTTGACGCCGCTGACTGCCTTCTTGCTGATGTTGTTGGCATTGACCACCTTTATCGGTTGGTTTGATCTCAACTTGGCCATCCTGCTTTGTACTGGCCTCTTGCTCAGTTGGTTGTTGTTGCCGAGTGTGTTTTATCTGCTTGGCAGGCAGCCCGGGCGCGAGTTGATTGAAGCGCGGCGCAGCTACCGGGTACGGCTGCTGGAGTGGTTGTCCGGCCAGGCAGAGCTGAGTTTGTTTTCCGATGCCAAAGACGGCGCTGCTGAAAGCTTTCGGGCGGAACTCGACCGCGCCGAGCAGAGCTGGTTTGCCAGTCAGAAGGCGATGGCGGCGATCACCGGCCTGAGCCAGGCCATGTTGATCCTCTGTCACGGCTTGTTGGTGTTGCTGTTGCTTTGGTTTGCCGCCGCTGGTGTTGGGCCGGCCGTGCCTCCCGGGCCTTTGCTGGCCATGGTTTTGTTTGCCACTCTGGCCTGTATCGAGATGATGATGCCGCTGGCCGGCGCCTTTCAACATCTGTCTTCTGTGCTCTTGGCCGCCAAGCGGGTGTCCGAGCTGACAGAGCAGCGCTCTGACATTGAATTCCCTGCCGTCTCGGCAGCCATGCCCGAGAGCGGCGCCCTTATCATCAAAGATGTGCATTTCGGTTACACAGATACCCAGCCAGTGCTGCAGGGCTTGTCGCTGCAGGTCTCGGCGGGCAGCAAGGTGGCGCTCCTTGGGAAAACCGGCTCGGGTAAGTCCAGCCTGCTGGCCTTGATAACCCGTCAGTGGCAGCCGCAGCAGGGGGAGATACTGCTGGGCGGCGTGCCTGTGGCCTCCTTGGATGAAAAGACCTTGCGGGCTTCCATGACAGTGGTCAGTCAGCGGGTACAATTGCTCAGCGCCAGTCTCAGAGATAACCTGCAGCTGGCCTTGCCGGAAAAAGTCACTGATGACACGCTAGCCGAGGTGCTGCGCCAGGTTGGGCTGGAGGGGCTGCTTGAGGGCGAGGGGCTCAATGCCTGGATAGGTGAGGGCGGGCGTCAGCTATCCGGTGGTGAGCAGCGCCGGATCGGCGTGGCTCGTGCATTGCTGCGGGATGCGCCATTGCTGCTGCTTGATGAGCCCACAGAGGGGCTTGATCGGCGTACCGAGCAGGAGATCCTCAAGTTGCTGCTGCAGTTTGCCAAAGATAAGACGCTGGTGATGATAAGCCATCGCTTAACCGGTATGGCGCAGATGGATGCCATTCACCTGTTGGATGAAGGCAAGATAGTGTCCAGTGGCAGCCATGAGCAACTGCTGCAGGAGTCGACCGCCTACAGCGCCCTGTATCAGAGGTTACATTGA
- a CDS encoding DUF134 domain-containing protein codes for MPRPRKCRRLQHGTPCRFYKPNGIPASALEAVALAADEFEALALADFRGLAQQEAAEQMGISRQTFGNLIKQARHKLAKALIEGQMLELPHTEEQR; via the coding sequence ATGCCCAGACCCAGAAAATGCCGTCGCCTGCAGCATGGCACGCCCTGCCGCTTCTACAAACCCAACGGCATTCCGGCCTCAGCCCTGGAGGCGGTCGCCTTGGCAGCCGATGAGTTTGAGGCCCTGGCGCTAGCCGACTTTCGCGGTCTGGCGCAACAAGAGGCCGCCGAGCAGATGGGGATATCCAGACAGACCTTTGGCAACTTGATTAAGCAGGCACGCCATAAGCTGGCCAAGGCCCTGATAGAGGGACAGATGCTGGAGTTGCCCCACACTGAGGAGCAGAGATGA
- a CDS encoding NifB/NifX family molybdenum-iron cluster-binding protein — MIVIPLSRGRLAGHFTKAKELAFYDNHHNHCFTLDNPAAAGGNCAAKKAMLQLIKDKGGRIVLVDQIGERMLGKLLDGGISVCRPAKENSDIAALLVAASDIQLRLTNAAAGRPSLKHQAKGGCGGGCGCHGHNETGAACHGDDHGHEAEAKGGCGGCGCKSRSDAKLKPLGDPLNQQGKLSYAGFRPLR; from the coding sequence ATGATAGTGATACCCTTGAGCCGGGGCCGCTTGGCCGGGCATTTTACCAAGGCCAAAGAACTGGCCTTTTATGATAACCACCATAACCACTGTTTTACCCTGGATAACCCGGCAGCCGCAGGCGGTAACTGCGCCGCCAAAAAGGCGATGCTGCAACTTATCAAGGACAAAGGTGGCCGCATTGTGTTGGTGGATCAAATCGGCGAGCGAATGTTGGGTAAGCTGCTCGATGGCGGCATCAGCGTTTGTCGGCCCGCTAAAGAGAACAGCGATATCGCCGCTTTGCTGGTTGCGGCCAGCGATATTCAGTTACGGCTGACCAATGCCGCGGCTGGACGTCCGTCACTCAAACATCAAGCCAAAGGAGGTTGTGGTGGCGGCTGTGGTTGCCATGGTCATAATGAAACCGGCGCAGCTTGTCATGGTGATGATCATGGCCATGAAGCGGAAGCGAAAGGCGGTTGTGGCGGCTGTGGCTGTAAGAGCCGCTCCGACGCCAAACTAAAACCTCTTGGTGACCCGTTAAACCAACAAGGCAAGTTGAGTTACGCAGGCTTCAGGCCTTTGCGATAA
- a CDS encoding DUF5666 domain-containing protein, translating into MQRSIWLVPLVAGLSACGGSDSNEPNNPDPQPPVSTLAKTIQGTLQKVDTDKLWVNGVAIPAARASVEINETKASVAELKPGMQLNINTDGSSATSVDYDPVLVSPVSAIDGEQAVVAGYRVTGLDISKIKAGDIVEISGYNLSDNQFKATYFAIDNDRQEMEVEGRVSKLDTHLKQFYIGSMQVDYGANAVQVEGTLANGSWVEVEGQYQGEVLLASEVEVERAPDLDNGTEVELEGQVTWVNELQTRFTLNQKWQVTLDGKTLFEDGTVADLKPGALVDVEGLWQDDTQELKATEIEFEKQSQPPVIAGHGFEVEGKAVYEAGVFSINGIVLTLTPQTRFEDGLNQASINGTWVQVEGSEQNGQFLVMEIEPEVQEADIELKGLVNDDGQGASLWGYKASDDSLKPHIGKRVDLECRLSGELLSQCRLDD; encoded by the coding sequence ATGCAAAGAAGCATATGGCTGGTTCCTCTCGTTGCCGGACTGAGCGCCTGTGGCGGTTCAGACTCCAATGAGCCGAACAATCCCGATCCCCAACCGCCGGTTTCCACTTTGGCCAAGACTATCCAAGGTACCCTGCAAAAGGTCGATACGGATAAGCTCTGGGTCAATGGTGTAGCAATCCCGGCGGCCCGGGCCAGTGTTGAAATCAATGAAACCAAGGCCAGTGTCGCCGAGCTGAAACCCGGTATGCAGCTCAACATCAACACAGATGGCAGCAGTGCCACCAGCGTGGATTATGACCCTGTGCTGGTTTCCCCGGTGAGCGCTATTGATGGCGAGCAGGCTGTTGTGGCCGGCTACCGGGTGACAGGGCTGGACATAAGTAAAATTAAGGCCGGCGACATAGTTGAGATCAGTGGTTATAACCTGAGTGATAACCAGTTCAAGGCCACCTATTTTGCTATCGACAATGACAGGCAAGAGATGGAAGTTGAAGGCCGGGTAAGCAAGCTGGACACCCATCTGAAGCAGTTCTATATCGGTAGCATGCAGGTGGACTATGGTGCCAATGCCGTGCAGGTAGAAGGCACACTGGCCAATGGTTCCTGGGTAGAAGTTGAAGGTCAATATCAGGGTGAAGTATTACTGGCTTCTGAAGTGGAAGTCGAACGCGCCCCGGATTTGGACAACGGCACTGAGGTGGAACTCGAAGGTCAGGTTACCTGGGTCAACGAGTTGCAAACCCGCTTTACCCTGAACCAAAAATGGCAAGTGACACTGGATGGCAAGACTCTCTTTGAAGATGGCACTGTTGCCGATCTCAAACCCGGTGCCTTGGTCGATGTGGAAGGCCTGTGGCAAGACGATACTCAAGAGCTGAAGGCCACCGAAATTGAATTTGAGAAACAGAGTCAGCCTCCTGTAATTGCGGGCCACGGCTTCGAGGTTGAAGGCAAGGCAGTGTATGAGGCCGGTGTATTCAGCATCAACGGCATAGTGTTGACACTGACGCCTCAGACCCGCTTTGAAGATGGTTTGAACCAAGCCAGCATCAACGGCACCTGGGTACAGGTTGAAGGATCAGAGCAAAATGGCCAATTCCTGGTAATGGAAATTGAACCTGAGGTGCAGGAAGCGGACATAGAGCTCAAGGGCTTGGTCAATGATGACGGCCAAGGCGCCAGCCTCTGGGGTTATAAGGCCAGCGACGACAGCCTCAAGCCCCATATCGGCAAGAGGGTCGACCTGGAATGCCGCTTAAGTGGCGAACTGCTGAGCCAGTGCCGCCTGGATGATTGA
- a CDS encoding dicarboxylate/amino acid:cation symporter encodes MNNKHWIGNIGVQVVIAMFLGAAVGWWLGKDASMFAPLGTIFIHLIKMLVIPLVLVAIISGAASLGDTPSAGKIGLGTFGFFIVTSGIAVAMALALGNLFEPGKGVDFTAHSMTDLMEVTKEQGDLPGVMDTFIGMIPTNVFESLTGGNILQILVFSIFFGIALTKVKGDGAKPILGALNAITEAMVWMINCVMLVAPIGVFGLMADSVGTFGFEALEVVFKLFIVFVGAILIYGFIFFPLVVQLFSKVSAARFISAMKKPQVMALSTASSMATLPVNMETCEQELKVSKATASFVLPLGATINMSGNAIYYGLVAMFFAQMYNIDLSLAAYAAIIFTSTLGAIGQAGVPGPSFLVVAVLLAAKIPIDGLPLLFALDRVFDMIRTSLNITGDAACALVMDNFCPEEAKS; translated from the coding sequence ATGAATAACAAACACTGGATTGGCAATATCGGCGTGCAAGTCGTGATTGCCATGTTTTTGGGGGCGGCTGTCGGCTGGTGGTTGGGCAAAGATGCCAGCATGTTTGCTCCACTGGGGACTATTTTTATCCATCTAATCAAGATGCTGGTCATTCCTCTGGTATTGGTGGCCATCATCTCCGGTGCCGCCAGCCTGGGGGATACGCCATCGGCGGGGAAAATCGGTCTCGGAACATTCGGCTTCTTTATTGTGACTTCGGGCATTGCCGTGGCGATGGCATTGGCGCTGGGAAACCTTTTTGAACCGGGCAAGGGTGTTGATTTTACCGCTCACAGTATGACGGATCTGATGGAGGTCACCAAGGAGCAGGGCGATCTCCCCGGGGTGATGGATACCTTCATCGGCATGATACCGACCAATGTGTTTGAGTCGCTGACAGGCGGCAATATTCTGCAGATCCTGGTGTTCAGTATCTTCTTCGGCATAGCACTGACCAAGGTCAAGGGCGATGGTGCCAAGCCGATCCTCGGCGCGCTCAACGCCATCACGGAGGCCATGGTATGGATGATCAACTGTGTGATGCTGGTGGCCCCCATAGGCGTATTCGGTCTGATGGCTGACTCAGTCGGCACCTTTGGTTTTGAAGCCCTGGAGGTGGTATTTAAACTGTTCATCGTCTTCGTTGGGGCAATTTTGATTTATGGTTTCATCTTCTTCCCCTTGGTGGTGCAACTGTTTTCCAAGGTGTCGGCGGCACGCTTTATCAGTGCAATGAAAAAGCCCCAGGTCATGGCGCTGTCCACAGCTTCCTCCATGGCAACCTTGCCGGTGAATATGGAAACCTGTGAGCAGGAGTTGAAAGTCTCAAAAGCCACGGCTTCTTTCGTATTGCCGTTGGGCGCCACCATCAATATGAGCGGCAACGCCATCTATTATGGTTTGGTCGCCATGTTTTTTGCCCAAATGTATAACATTGATCTGAGCCTTGCCGCCTATGCGGCTATCATCTTCACCTCTACCTTGGGCGCTATTGGCCAGGCCGGGGTGCCGGGACCTTCTTTCCTGGTGGTGGCCGTATTACTGGCGGCCAAGATCCCTATTGATGGACTGCCACTGCTGTTTGCCCTCGACCGGGTATTTGACATGATACGTACATCGCTGAATATTACCGGCGATGCAGCCTGCGCTCTGGTGATGGACAACTTTTGTCCCGAGGAAGCCAAGAGCTGA